The following coding sequences lie in one Mucilaginibacter sp. KACC 22773 genomic window:
- a CDS encoding IPT/TIG domain-containing protein — protein sequence MRNFYPVKANLTLAFISAFSILIISCSKSQKPVVAPQEPVTITAFAPAKALPNAVVTITGTNFNTVAANNTVTFNGVTAKINSVTATQIVVTVPATAATGKIELLSNGKKAASATNFTVTSGVMSDYASFGALDIDQIKFDGTGRMFGGDGKKIYEIQPNDQPIYYTPTDGFTGFAVDAQDNFYIPVQTTIVKVSSEKNVSVLAGSYPSAGIADGTGADARFGTSSLDLAKDATGNLYFLGAGSIRKVSPAGVVTTLAGTNTFERGYVDGIGSAAKFGYLTRETTDPSGNLYVVDSDHFRIRKITPEGVVSTVIGNGTFGLTDGEGANAQMFGPQSLVSDADGNIFFSDADFENHHYRIRMLNKLGQVITLISGNTTSGIVNGALGTATTNRPLGLAFDATGNLYIVNSGVHKISKVTFN from the coding sequence ATGCGTAATTTTTATCCGGTTAAAGCAAATTTAACCCTCGCTTTCATCTCTGCTTTTTCGATTTTAATCATATCCTGCTCAAAGTCGCAAAAACCCGTGGTGGCTCCCCAAGAGCCGGTTACTATAACGGCCTTTGCACCGGCAAAAGCTTTGCCCAATGCAGTTGTAACTATTACCGGAACAAACTTTAATACTGTTGCGGCTAATAACACAGTTACATTTAATGGCGTTACGGCCAAAATTAATTCGGTAACCGCAACCCAAATAGTAGTAACGGTACCGGCAACGGCGGCTACCGGCAAAATTGAATTACTTAGCAACGGAAAAAAAGCGGCCTCGGCAACAAACTTTACGGTAACCTCGGGGGTAATGAGCGATTATGCATCGTTTGGCGCTCTTGACATCGACCAGATAAAGTTTGACGGTACAGGCCGCATGTTTGGTGGCGACGGCAAGAAAATTTATGAAATACAGCCAAATGACCAACCAATATATTATACGCCTACCGACGGTTTTACAGGCTTTGCCGTCGATGCGCAGGATAATTTTTACATCCCAGTTCAGACTACAATAGTGAAAGTATCGTCCGAAAAAAATGTATCTGTTTTAGCAGGCAGCTACCCCAGCGCCGGAATAGCAGATGGCACAGGTGCCGATGCAAGATTTGGCACCAGTTCATTGGATTTAGCTAAAGATGCGACAGGAAACTTGTATTTCCTCGGTGCTGGTAGTATACGTAAGGTTTCACCTGCCGGAGTCGTTACCACCCTTGCCGGTACTAACACCTTTGAACGAGGATATGTTGATGGTATAGGCAGCGCAGCTAAATTTGGTTACCTGACCCGCGAAACTACCGACCCATCAGGTAATTTATATGTAGTTGATTCCGATCATTTCAGGATCCGTAAAATCACCCCCGAAGGTGTAGTTAGCACAGTTATTGGTAACGGCACATTCGGCCTTACCGACGGAGAGGGTGCAAATGCGCAAATGTTTGGTCCGCAGTCCTTGGTTTCAGATGCGGACGGAAATATATTTTTTAGCGATGCCGATTTTGAAAACCACCATTACAGGATAAGGATGCTTAATAAATTGGGGCAGGTTATTACCCTCATTTCGGGCAATACAACCAGCGGC